A window of Pirellulaceae bacterium contains these coding sequences:
- a CDS encoding cyclase family protein produces the protein MPIENARIIDLSVPLEHLPKCEPIPPEIRYVDHENEGLAQMEQFFGVTREDLVYSKGKGWAIEYVNAITHTGTHVDAPYHYAPESEGQPAKRIDEIPLDWCLAPGVVIDVRHIPVGDIITVDHLKDQLQIIGHQLQPRDIVLLQTGADKRLDSTAYFEQPGLGREGVIWLVDQGVKVIGIDAYTLDRPFQNMVDDYKRTGDGRHIWPAHFAGIEREYCQIEKLANLDQLPEPTGFLISCLPVKIRSASAGWCRAVAILPEDKKN, from the coding sequence ATGCCAATTGAAAACGCCCGTATCATTGACCTGAGTGTCCCGCTGGAACACCTGCCGAAATGCGAACCTATTCCTCCCGAGATTCGCTATGTCGATCACGAAAACGAGGGGCTCGCACAGATGGAGCAATTCTTTGGTGTCACCCGAGAAGATCTTGTCTATTCAAAAGGCAAAGGTTGGGCAATCGAGTACGTCAATGCGATCACCCACACGGGGACACACGTCGACGCACCCTATCACTACGCCCCCGAATCGGAAGGACAGCCTGCAAAACGAATTGATGAAATCCCACTCGACTGGTGCTTGGCGCCCGGCGTGGTGATTGACGTTCGGCATATCCCAGTGGGTGACATCATCACCGTCGATCATCTCAAGGATCAACTTCAAATAATTGGGCATCAGCTGCAACCACGAGACATCGTGCTGCTGCAAACGGGCGCCGACAAACGACTTGATTCGACCGCTTATTTCGAACAACCCGGCTTGGGGCGAGAAGGCGTCATCTGGCTTGTAGATCAAGGTGTAAAAGTGATTGGTATCGATGCCTATACACTCGACCGTCCCTTTCAAAACATGGTGGACGACTACAAACGAACGGGAGACGGGCGCCATATTTGGCCTGCCCATTTTGCCGGAATCGAACGCGAGTATTGCCAAATCGAAAAACTGGCAAATCTTGATCAGCTTCCCGAACCGACCGGATTTCTTATCTCCTGCCTGCCCGTAAAAATCCGATCTGCAAGCGCAGGATGGTGTCGTGCAGTCGCAATTCTTCCGGAAGATAAAAAGAACTAA
- a CDS encoding AbgT family transporter gives MSKHVEKKRNESRGLLNWIERMGNRLPDPVSLFVLGAIGVVILSQVADSLDWTVTKTVLAPVMKPVIDSGTGEPIEILQMDPDGTIRRSADGETVRSQVVVTPVEDVETGKAEQEQAKQEVRATGLLTRDGLNWAISSMVKNFVNFPPLGVVLVGMLGIGVAEKTGAIGTLLKAAMLVTPQRLLTPSMVFVGVMSSMALDAGYIILPPVAAALYKAVGRSPLVGLAAVFSGVSAGFSANLLPTGLDPLLAGFTESGAQVLDPTYRVAATCNWWFMIASTIMLTLVGWAVTAWFVEPRYASKTPSEGGPVEHQESEDSTKLTADERRGLSAATVGFLVAFGILMVMILYPGAPLYGRGARFARWVEAIVPILFLMFLVPGILYGVAVGKIRSDRQTAKLMSETMADMGPYIVLAFFAAQFIEYFKFSKLGEMLAIVGGQTLANANLPTGALLIAFVLVVMVANLFIGSASAKYAFLAPVFIPMFMAEGVNISPELTQAAYRVGDSVSNVVAPLNPYIIIVLVFIQRYVPKAGIGTLISLMLPYSIAFFVIWSIMLVLWIQTGVNLGPGGPLTYP, from the coding sequence ATGTCAAAGCATGTTGAAAAAAAACGAAATGAGAGCCGCGGCCTCTTGAACTGGATTGAGCGCATGGGGAATCGCTTGCCGGATCCGGTTTCTTTATTCGTCTTAGGGGCAATTGGCGTTGTCATCCTTTCGCAGGTTGCGGATTCACTTGATTGGACGGTTACTAAAACTGTCCTGGCGCCTGTGATGAAGCCGGTGATTGATTCGGGCACGGGGGAGCCCATTGAGATTCTGCAGATGGACCCCGACGGAACCATTCGACGGTCTGCCGATGGGGAAACCGTAAGGTCTCAAGTGGTTGTGACACCCGTTGAGGATGTCGAGACTGGAAAGGCGGAGCAGGAACAAGCGAAACAGGAAGTTCGCGCCACTGGCCTGTTGACTCGAGACGGATTGAATTGGGCGATCAGCAGCATGGTGAAAAACTTTGTCAACTTTCCACCGCTGGGTGTGGTTCTCGTTGGCATGCTTGGGATCGGTGTTGCGGAAAAAACGGGCGCGATCGGCACTCTGTTGAAGGCTGCGATGCTGGTTACGCCTCAACGTTTGCTGACTCCGTCGATGGTGTTTGTGGGAGTGATGTCATCCATGGCCTTGGACGCGGGTTACATAATTCTACCGCCCGTCGCAGCGGCGCTTTATAAAGCCGTGGGACGTTCGCCGTTGGTTGGTTTAGCAGCAGTGTTTTCCGGGGTATCCGCTGGCTTTAGTGCTAACCTTTTGCCAACGGGGTTGGATCCGTTGTTGGCCGGTTTCACCGAGTCCGGGGCGCAGGTGTTGGATCCCACCTACCGTGTAGCAGCGACTTGCAATTGGTGGTTCATGATCGCTTCGACCATCATGTTGACCTTGGTGGGATGGGCTGTGACGGCATGGTTTGTCGAGCCGCGTTATGCGTCGAAGACGCCCAGCGAAGGAGGGCCTGTGGAGCATCAGGAAAGCGAAGACAGTACGAAACTGACAGCTGATGAACGTCGCGGCTTGTCTGCCGCGACGGTTGGTTTCTTGGTGGCGTTTGGCATTCTGATGGTGATGATCCTCTATCCCGGAGCACCTCTTTATGGCCGTGGGGCGAGATTTGCTCGTTGGGTGGAAGCGATCGTACCTATTTTGTTTCTAATGTTTCTTGTGCCCGGAATTCTGTACGGTGTGGCGGTTGGGAAAATTCGTAGTGATCGCCAGACTGCGAAATTAATGAGCGAAACGATGGCTGATATGGGGCCTTATATTGTGCTTGCCTTTTTTGCAGCCCAGTTTATCGAGTACTTTAAGTTTTCCAAATTGGGAGAGATGCTGGCGATTGTGGGTGGGCAGACGCTGGCAAACGCCAATCTCCCCACAGGCGCTCTGCTAATTGCTTTTGTTTTGGTCGTGATGGTCGCAAATCTGTTCATTGGATCGGCATCGGCGAAGTATGCTTTTCTGGCTCCTGTTTTTATCCCCATGTTTATGGCTGAGGGTGTGAATATCAGCCCCGAGTTAACTCAGGCTGCTTACCGCGTGGGGGATTCGGTCAGTAACGTGGTTGCTCCGCTTAATCCGTACATCATCATTGTTTTGGTGTTTATCCAAAGGTATGTGCCGAAGGCAGGGATCGGAACCTTGATTTCACTGATGTTGCCCTATTCGATCGCCTTTTTTGTAATCTGGTCAATCATGTTAGTCCTATGGATACAAACGGGAGTGAATCTTGGTCCGGGAGGACCGTTGACCTACCCGTAA
- a CDS encoding peptidylprolyl isomerase → MQIEKNAVVDIDYTLTDDNGNVLDTSEGRDCMSYLHGSGQIIPGLERELEGQEVGADLKVAVAPEDGYGERNESLLQTVTRDQFEEVDDLAVGMQFRVDSNAGPMVITIVKIEDNDITIDGNHPLAGVNLNFTVTVRNIREATAEEIDHGHAHGPDEQEH, encoded by the coding sequence ATGCAAATCGAAAAGAACGCGGTTGTCGATATTGACTACACATTAACCGATGACAATGGCAATGTATTGGACACGTCAGAAGGCCGGGATTGCATGTCATATTTGCATGGCTCCGGGCAGATAATCCCAGGACTTGAACGCGAACTTGAGGGGCAAGAGGTTGGTGCTGACCTAAAGGTGGCCGTCGCGCCAGAAGACGGTTATGGAGAGCGGAACGAATCACTACTTCAGACGGTCACGCGCGATCAATTTGAAGAGGTTGACGATTTGGCAGTCGGAATGCAATTCCGAGTTGATTCGAACGCGGGCCCGATGGTGATCACCATCGTAAAAATCGAGGACAACGATATCACGATTGATGGTAATCATCCGTTGGCAGGTGTGAATCTGAATTTCACGGTAACGGTGCGCAACATTCGGGAAGCCACCGCGGAGGAAATAGATCACGGTCATGCGCACGGTCCTGACGAACAAGAGCACTAA
- a CDS encoding FG-GAP-like repeat-containing protein, which translates to MINQKLSSTLSPALIFLFAWSLISIASADAIKSQPLQKAAVPDGEAEPKTKFLRLSPQETGINFVQPIDITHPKKQIYVGGFASPGVAIGDLNNDGLQDVFLTGGPVKNRLYLQIGEPDGSSSFRFQDVTDKAGVDGGDTWCSGASMVDIDNDGDLDIYVCKYDAPNELFINQTTHDGTIRFVESAREYGLDLVDACLVSAFCDYDLDGDLDVFIAGYQYVNPAGRPKVPPVVEKNGRYSIEPEFQKYYGIVRGADGRQIFTNIGRQDYLLESNAANNPQAGIVFTNVTNRAGIEGVGVGNSVVWWDYNDDGLPDLFIGNDFKAPDQLYRNNGNRTFTDVIRKTVSHTTWFSMGSDVGDVNNDGRLDLFVSDMAGTTHYRSKVTMGEMSSNKAFLMTSEPRQFMRNALFLNTGSDRFLEGAYLGGIANSDWSWATKMADFDNDGWIDIFMTNGAARMFNHSDLNFTDEQRHGKTQWELWEDTPPRLEENLAFQNQGDLDFKDVSVQWGLHHKGMSYSTAYGDLDNDGDLDLIVTNLDEPVGIYKNQTHDGHRVRIRLVGQRSNRYGLGAVVRIETEAGQQIRQLMPMTGFVSCNEPLLHFGLGDAETISKLTVEWPSGIVQEFQDLAADKLYEITEDGDQARRPTAPPVPPLFSVAKSFPAIRHTETDYDDFSRQPLLAFKHSQLGPGIATGDIDRDGDLDFYIGRASGQRRAIYLNRGKGQLGARSLDAFRSDTQKEDMGAIFFDADGDGAEDLYVVSGSVECEPGASVLRDRLYLNDGKGHFKQTVDALPDLRDSGSVVCAADYDRDGDLDLFVGSRVIPGQYPVAPTSRLLSNESRPGKPSFRDETPKFAPELMKTGLVTSAIWSDANNDGWIDLLVSHEWGPVKYFRNEPNAEGQRQLIDRTEEAGLSQRLGWWNGINGRDLDNDGDIDYIVSNFGLNTTYHASDDKPELLYYGDFDESGTPHLIEAKYEKERCLPRRGMSCSSHAMPFVRQKLGTFHNFGLATLEDIYTEEKLSESLRLVANELSSGILINLGTNAKGIPIFRFQPLPKLAQISPTFGVCIADFDADGWADCFLAQNFFSPQFETGRMDSGLSLILRGQGTGVDHAIEFKASWPQESGVSIPADAKAASVLDFTEDGRLDLLVTSNDDVIEAFASMPTKNRELKVELLGPAGNPQCIGAQVSIEFADKTMPTQMAEIYAGGGYLSQCSSKLVFGCGADGQPRLAKIRWPNGKSTTEPIRDDQVILILRQP; encoded by the coding sequence ATGATAAACCAAAAACTATCATCCACCCTAAGCCCAGCTCTGATCTTTCTCTTCGCATGGAGCCTCATCTCGATCGCAAGTGCCGATGCCATCAAGTCACAACCACTTCAAAAAGCGGCAGTGCCAGACGGCGAAGCGGAACCCAAGACCAAGTTCCTTCGACTCTCCCCGCAAGAAACCGGCATCAACTTCGTCCAACCGATTGATATCACCCATCCCAAAAAGCAAATCTATGTAGGCGGTTTTGCCTCCCCGGGAGTTGCGATTGGCGATCTAAACAACGACGGTTTACAAGATGTGTTTTTAACAGGCGGCCCGGTAAAAAACCGTCTCTATTTGCAAATTGGTGAGCCAGACGGATCCAGCAGTTTTCGTTTTCAAGATGTCACGGACAAAGCAGGCGTCGATGGCGGCGACACGTGGTGTTCTGGCGCATCGATGGTCGATATTGACAATGATGGTGACTTAGACATCTACGTTTGCAAGTACGATGCACCCAATGAGCTGTTCATCAACCAGACGACTCATGATGGAACCATTCGTTTCGTTGAGTCGGCGAGAGAATATGGCTTAGATCTTGTCGACGCATGCCTCGTGTCCGCATTTTGTGACTACGACCTTGACGGTGATCTCGATGTATTTATTGCTGGTTACCAATATGTGAACCCAGCGGGGCGTCCTAAAGTGCCCCCGGTCGTTGAGAAAAACGGGCGATATTCAATTGAACCGGAATTCCAAAAGTACTATGGGATCGTTCGAGGCGCCGATGGACGGCAGATTTTCACGAATATTGGTCGTCAAGACTATCTGTTGGAAAGCAATGCGGCCAACAATCCGCAAGCGGGCATTGTATTCACTAACGTCACCAATCGAGCGGGTATCGAAGGCGTGGGAGTAGGTAATTCAGTTGTTTGGTGGGATTACAACGACGACGGGCTCCCTGACTTATTTATCGGAAACGACTTCAAAGCACCCGACCAGCTGTATCGCAACAACGGCAACCGCACCTTCACAGACGTTATTCGGAAGACAGTTTCCCACACCACGTGGTTCAGCATGGGCAGCGATGTTGGGGATGTCAACAACGACGGCAGACTCGACCTTTTTGTGAGTGACATGGCCGGTACAACTCACTATCGCTCCAAAGTCACCATGGGTGAAATGAGTTCAAACAAAGCGTTTTTGATGACGAGTGAGCCACGTCAATTCATGCGAAACGCCCTGTTCTTGAACACCGGTTCTGATCGTTTCTTGGAAGGCGCCTATTTGGGCGGTATCGCCAACTCGGATTGGAGTTGGGCCACCAAGATGGCGGATTTCGACAACGACGGCTGGATCGACATCTTTATGACGAATGGTGCCGCTCGGATGTTCAACCATTCGGATCTCAACTTCACCGACGAACAGCGACACGGAAAAACACAGTGGGAACTCTGGGAAGACACTCCTCCCCGTCTCGAAGAGAATTTGGCTTTCCAGAATCAAGGGGATCTGGACTTCAAAGATGTTAGCGTGCAATGGGGCTTACATCACAAAGGCATGAGCTACTCAACTGCCTATGGTGATCTGGACAACGATGGTGATCTTGACCTCATCGTCACAAACTTGGACGAACCTGTCGGCATCTACAAGAACCAGACCCACGACGGCCATCGCGTCAGAATTCGGCTGGTGGGTCAGCGTAGCAACCGATACGGCTTGGGCGCGGTGGTTCGCATTGAAACCGAAGCGGGCCAGCAAATCCGCCAATTGATGCCCATGACCGGGTTTGTTTCTTGCAACGAACCACTGCTCCACTTTGGGCTCGGCGACGCTGAAACGATCTCAAAACTAACCGTAGAATGGCCCAGCGGCATCGTGCAGGAGTTTCAAGATTTGGCGGCGGACAAACTGTATGAAATCACTGAAGACGGCGATCAAGCAAGACGGCCCACCGCCCCCCCCGTCCCGCCGTTGTTCAGTGTTGCAAAATCGTTTCCGGCCATCCGACACACGGAAACCGACTATGACGATTTTTCACGACAACCACTACTGGCCTTCAAGCATTCGCAACTAGGCCCAGGGATTGCTACGGGCGACATTGACCGCGACGGTGATCTCGACTTTTACATTGGTCGGGCGTCCGGACAGCGCAGAGCAATCTATCTGAACCGAGGCAAAGGACAACTCGGCGCAAGATCGTTGGATGCATTTCGATCTGACACGCAAAAGGAGGATATGGGGGCGATCTTCTTTGACGCGGATGGAGACGGTGCGGAGGATTTATACGTCGTGAGTGGCAGCGTTGAATGCGAACCGGGCGCATCGGTTCTTCGAGACCGCCTCTACCTGAACGACGGCAAGGGGCACTTCAAGCAAACAGTGGACGCCTTACCGGACTTACGAGACAGTGGAAGCGTGGTCTGTGCAGCCGATTACGATCGTGATGGAGACTTAGATCTCTTCGTAGGAAGCCGTGTCATCCCGGGGCAGTACCCCGTCGCTCCCACCAGTCGTTTACTGAGTAATGAAAGTCGACCAGGAAAACCATCCTTTCGCGACGAAACCCCAAAGTTCGCTCCTGAACTAATGAAAACAGGCCTGGTGACCAGTGCGATTTGGTCTGATGCAAACAACGATGGTTGGATCGATTTATTGGTATCCCATGAATGGGGCCCCGTTAAGTACTTTCGAAATGAGCCAAATGCTGAAGGTCAGAGACAGCTGATCGACCGCACCGAAGAAGCCGGATTATCTCAACGACTTGGCTGGTGGAATGGAATCAATGGTCGCGACCTGGATAACGATGGCGACATTGACTACATCGTTTCCAACTTTGGACTCAACACAACCTATCATGCGAGTGATGACAAGCCGGAACTGCTTTATTACGGAGACTTTGACGAATCGGGAACCCCGCATCTGATTGAAGCCAAATACGAAAAAGAGCGCTGTTTGCCTCGTCGGGGGATGAGTTGTTCAAGCCATGCCATGCCGTTTGTACGTCAAAAGTTGGGCACGTTCCACAACTTCGGCTTGGCAACATTGGAGGACATTTACACCGAAGAAAAACTGTCGGAGTCCCTACGATTAGTCGCCAACGAACTGTCTTCGGGTATCTTGATCAACCTCGGCACCAATGCAAAAGGGATACCCATTTTTCGATTCCAACCATTACCCAAGCTTGCACAAATCTCGCCCACGTTTGGCGTGTGCATCGCCGACTTTGATGCCGATGGTTGGGCGGACTGCTTTTTAGCTCAAAACTTTTTTTCACCCCAATTTGAAACAGGGCGGATGGATTCAGGGTTAAGCTTGATACTTCGAGGTCAGGGGACAGGCGTTGATCACGCCATTGAGTTCAAAGCGAGTTGGCCGCAAGAAAGCGGCGTCAGCATTCCCGCCGACGCAAAGGCTGCCAGTGTTTTGGACTTTACCGAGGACGGGCGTCTGGACTTGCTGGTCACGTCCAATGACGATGTCATCGAAGCGTTTGCTTCGATGCCAACGAAGAATCGTGAGTTGAAAGTTGAATTACTCGGACCTGCCGGCAATCCTCAGTGCATTGGCGCACAAGTGAGCATCGAATTTGCCGACAAAACCATGCCCACTCAAATGGCTGAGATTTATGCCGGCGGGGGCTACTTATCTCAGTGCTCGAGCAAGCTTGTATTTGGCTGCGGCGCCGACGGACAACCACGTTTAGCCAAGATCCGTTGGCCAAATGGAAAGTCGACGACAGAGCCAATTCGAGACGATCAGGTCATCCTGATCCTACGTCAACCGTAG
- a CDS encoding tetratricopeptide repeat protein: MSNSPQPQASDSTTQETLVDAADTKTKQQPNKLSRSRLWLFRICSILLIPVVILAGIEIGFRLTTESYPTGFLVPASSKPGHLRDNFKFGWRFFPKALSRNSQPIMITAATPPKTKRVVVFGGSAAMGDPEPAYGLPRVLETLLEVRFPNQKFEVVNAAVTAINSHVVLPITKDCHQLNADAWVVYMGNNEVLGPFGAGGVFEGQGTPLWLIRASLAFKQTSTGQFFSANRQQSNTSTPDNWRGMEMFLDYLLRHNAQSLERVYNNFNHNLNAIIKTAKSSGTPIVISSIVTNLRDCAPFASLHRETLTDEELAEWEKNFEEGCTAQDLGQFSDALEAYQRAMEIDPEFAELPFRRGECLLVLGNNKEAREQFELAKELDTLRFRAVNRINEIILSTGKNHDNPNVRIVDACATFTNASENGIIGSEFLHEHVHFNFSGNYLLARVLAAQLVDLLGLDTGADTGSDWPSEDECAARLGLTPYHRVLVAQEMRGRLQAPPFSTQITHQRDLARIAAEESRWKAQLTGTAASAAIDNFRNLLESDPHDTALRAQFSKLLESTGDIEGATEQWMEISLRFPHSAEAFFRLGALFNREKKWNQAEQALSKALAIRPSFARALNSLGICLSHLQKFDESCLRFSQAVALRPEFGEAYLNWGQVLASQGKERDAIERYEAATEANPDYLPAYVRLAKYHVRKQDFASAEPFYREVARLRPKDSGALTNLGVLYIRLKQPTKAIEQLNRALKLDPTNSLAERALAQARQLSNRTSSPQ; this comes from the coding sequence TTGTCGAACTCACCTCAGCCCCAAGCTTCCGATTCAACCACGCAAGAGACGCTGGTAGATGCTGCCGACACGAAGACAAAACAGCAGCCTAACAAACTATCACGATCCCGTTTGTGGCTATTCCGCATCTGCTCCATCCTCTTGATTCCAGTCGTCATTTTGGCTGGCATTGAAATCGGATTTCGTCTCACGACCGAGTCCTACCCCACCGGGTTTCTCGTGCCAGCTTCCTCGAAACCCGGACATTTGCGCGACAACTTCAAATTTGGCTGGCGTTTTTTCCCCAAGGCACTTTCTAGAAACTCACAACCGATCATGATCACCGCTGCCACCCCGCCCAAAACCAAACGGGTGGTCGTCTTTGGTGGATCAGCAGCCATGGGTGATCCCGAACCGGCCTATGGGTTGCCACGTGTTCTGGAAACCCTCCTTGAGGTTCGTTTCCCGAACCAAAAGTTCGAGGTGGTCAATGCGGCGGTGACAGCCATCAATTCGCATGTGGTACTACCGATCACGAAGGATTGCCATCAACTGAACGCGGATGCCTGGGTTGTCTACATGGGCAATAACGAGGTGCTTGGACCGTTCGGGGCGGGCGGTGTTTTCGAAGGACAAGGAACGCCATTATGGCTAATCCGAGCAAGCTTGGCATTCAAACAGACCAGTACAGGGCAGTTTTTTAGCGCTAACCGTCAGCAATCAAACACATCGACGCCTGACAATTGGCGTGGCATGGAAATGTTTTTGGACTATCTGCTGCGCCACAACGCTCAATCTCTTGAGCGCGTTTACAACAACTTCAACCACAATTTGAACGCGATAATCAAGACGGCGAAAAGCAGTGGAACGCCAATCGTAATCAGTTCGATCGTGACCAACTTGAGAGACTGTGCGCCTTTTGCCTCGTTGCATCGAGAAACACTGACTGACGAGGAGTTAGCGGAATGGGAGAAGAATTTCGAGGAAGGCTGTACGGCCCAAGATTTAGGTCAATTCAGCGACGCACTCGAAGCGTATCAGCGTGCGATGGAAATCGACCCCGAGTTCGCTGAATTACCATTCCGACGTGGCGAATGCCTGCTCGTATTGGGAAACAATAAAGAAGCACGCGAGCAGTTTGAATTGGCCAAAGAGCTCGACACCTTGCGATTCCGAGCTGTCAATCGCATCAATGAAATCATCCTGTCCACCGGAAAGAACCACGACAATCCGAACGTCCGTATTGTCGACGCATGCGCGACGTTCACAAATGCAAGTGAAAACGGCATTATCGGTTCAGAATTCCTTCACGAGCATGTGCATTTCAATTTTTCTGGCAACTACCTGCTTGCCCGCGTCCTGGCAGCTCAACTCGTTGATTTACTCGGCCTGGATACTGGTGCTGATACCGGCTCGGATTGGCCTTCCGAAGACGAATGTGCTGCCCGACTTGGACTAACTCCTTACCACCGGGTATTGGTTGCCCAGGAGATGCGAGGACGACTACAAGCACCGCCCTTTAGCACTCAGATCACCCATCAACGCGACCTAGCTCGTATTGCGGCGGAAGAATCTCGCTGGAAGGCTCAACTGACCGGTACCGCCGCGTCAGCCGCGATTGACAACTTTCGCAACCTGTTGGAATCGGATCCGCACGACACAGCCCTGCGGGCACAGTTTAGCAAGCTTCTAGAATCAACCGGTGACATTGAAGGCGCAACAGAGCAATGGATGGAGATTTCTCTTCGCTTTCCCCATTCGGCGGAAGCTTTTTTCCGCCTGGGAGCCTTGTTTAATCGAGAAAAGAAGTGGAATCAAGCGGAACAAGCATTGTCCAAAGCTTTAGCGATCCGCCCGTCCTTCGCCCGTGCTTTGAATAGTCTTGGCATCTGCCTCTCGCACTTGCAGAAGTTTGATGAATCCTGCTTACGTTTTTCCCAAGCCGTTGCTTTGCGACCCGAATTTGGCGAAGCTTACCTTAACTGGGGCCAAGTGCTCGCCAGTCAAGGCAAAGAGCGCGACGCGATCGAGCGTTACGAGGCCGCGACGGAAGCAAATCCCGACTACCTGCCGGCCTACGTACGGCTGGCCAAATACCACGTACGCAAACAGGACTTTGCCTCGGCGGAGCCGTTTTACCGAGAGGTCGCCAGGTTACGGCCCAAAGACTCCGGAGCACTCACCAACCTCGGAGTGCTGTACATACGACTGAAACAACCCACGAAGGCAATTGAGCAACTCAATCGAGCCCTCAAATTGGATCCTACCAACAGCCTCGCAGAACGTGCGTTGGCTCAAGCACGGCAATTGTCAAATCGGACTAGCTCCCCCCAATAA
- a CDS encoding 50S ribosomal protein L11 methyltransferase, with the protein MDNYLKPYGDIELQRRMVSDRYRTDAFAAAIRECVQPGDRVMDVGTGTGILAMLAARAGAESVCAVDITDIAEVAKYLIEVNDLSGRIQVLQEAADEVHLDHEVDLIVSEWLGHAAFAEGMLHAVLQARRNNLAATGRMMPSHVRVLLAPLDDPILYRNEGPGFWRTPVHGIDLSALQDVELAQGRPLQIRIEPAALLAPGQILLELDLLTTNMEDICFEGQFSFLPNRDGVLNGFGLWFEAQLSPSIELDTGPHSPETHWSQTYVAFKPQSIRAGEQLDVNVRFAYDSNPIDVQRAVDLSLAIADTELNYSID; encoded by the coding sequence TTGGACAACTATCTGAAGCCGTATGGTGACATTGAGCTGCAACGTCGCATGGTGAGTGATCGTTATCGCACTGACGCTTTTGCAGCAGCAATTCGTGAATGTGTGCAGCCGGGTGACCGCGTTATGGATGTGGGGACCGGTACGGGAATCCTCGCCATGTTAGCCGCGCGGGCAGGCGCTGAATCGGTGTGCGCTGTTGACATTACCGACATTGCTGAAGTTGCAAAGTATTTAATCGAAGTCAATGATTTGTCGGGACGAATTCAAGTGTTGCAGGAGGCAGCCGACGAAGTTCATCTTGATCATGAGGTTGACCTGATCGTCAGTGAATGGCTTGGGCATGCTGCATTTGCAGAGGGGATGTTACATGCTGTCCTCCAAGCCCGACGAAACAATCTGGCGGCGACTGGGCGAATGATGCCATCTCATGTTCGAGTGCTGTTAGCTCCGCTTGACGATCCTATTCTCTACCGCAACGAGGGGCCAGGATTTTGGCGAACGCCTGTCCATGGTATCGATTTAAGCGCACTACAAGATGTTGAGCTTGCTCAGGGACGTCCGCTGCAAATTCGCATCGAACCGGCGGCCTTGCTTGCGCCGGGCCAAATTCTGCTCGAACTCGATCTGCTTACGACAAACATGGAAGATATTTGCTTTGAAGGTCAGTTCAGCTTCCTACCCAATCGCGATGGAGTGCTCAATGGGTTTGGTCTTTGGTTTGAAGCGCAGTTGTCGCCGAGTATTGAACTCGATACTGGTCCGCATAGCCCTGAAACACACTGGTCGCAGACCTACGTGGCGTTCAAGCCGCAGTCGATTCGTGCTGGCGAACAACTCGATGTGAACGTGAGGTTCGCCTATGATTCTAACCCAATCGATGTTCAGCGAGCGGTCGATCTCAGTCTGGCGATCGCAGATACGGAGCTCAATTATTCCATCGATTGA
- a CDS encoding TIM barrel protein yields the protein MKDPITHASSRRQLLQASAAFAFASSLSLDETVGQEPVAKKGRIKQTVCKWCFPKFSLDQLAQAAKSMGLVGVDLLQPKEFPIVQKHGLVCTMTTSHSIGKGLNDVANHDSCLKAINTGIEANAKAGFRNVICFSGNRNGIDDKTGLKNCVKALKQITPVAEKAGVVINMELLNSRVNHPDYMCDKSNWGIELVKQVGSDNFRLLYDIYHMQIMEGDIIRSIQDNHMYFGHYHTAGNPGRHELDQQQELNYPAICNAIVESGFDGYLGQEFIPQRDPLTSLSEAVALCDV from the coding sequence ATGAAAGATCCGATAACGCACGCCTCATCTCGCCGGCAACTGCTACAGGCCTCCGCAGCATTCGCTTTTGCGAGTTCGCTTTCCCTTGATGAAACAGTCGGGCAGGAACCCGTCGCAAAAAAAGGGCGAATAAAACAAACGGTTTGCAAGTGGTGTTTCCCCAAATTCTCACTGGACCAATTGGCTCAGGCTGCCAAGTCGATGGGACTCGTAGGTGTCGATTTACTACAGCCCAAAGAGTTTCCAATCGTGCAAAAGCACGGCCTCGTTTGCACCATGACGACCTCACACTCGATTGGCAAAGGTCTCAATGACGTCGCAAACCACGATTCTTGTTTGAAAGCAATCAACACAGGAATCGAGGCAAATGCAAAAGCTGGCTTCCGTAATGTCATTTGCTTTTCGGGCAATCGCAACGGTATCGACGATAAAACAGGGCTTAAGAATTGTGTGAAGGCATTAAAACAAATCACTCCCGTTGCAGAAAAAGCGGGCGTCGTGATCAACATGGAGCTACTCAATAGTCGGGTGAATCATCCGGACTACATGTGTGACAAGAGTAACTGGGGAATTGAACTGGTTAAGCAAGTCGGCTCCGACAACTTTCGGTTGCTCTACGACATTTATCACATGCAAATCATGGAAGGAGACATTATCCGTTCAATTCAAGACAACCACATGTACTTTGGTCACTATCATACAGCCGGAAACCCTGGCCGACACGAACTCGATCAGCAACAGGAACTCAACTATCCAGCAATCTGCAATGCAATCGTCGAATCCGGATTCGACGGCTACCTCGGACAAGAGTTCATTCCCCAGCGAGATCCATTGACGAGCCTGTCCGAGGCTGTTGCACTCTGTGACGTCTGA